CTGCGCCGCGCATTGAAGAGTTCTGCTTCATCACAGATAACACCTACACAAGAGATCAGGTACACCGAGACTGCTCTCTTAACACCTCAAAAAGAATGAAACTGTGCAATGTACTAATAGTTGTGATGTGCAGGTCCTGGAGATGGAGAACCAAGTACTTGCGCATTTTAGCTTTCAAATATACACTCCCACTCCAAAAACGTTCCTTAGGAGATTTCTCAGAGCAGCTCAAGCCTCTTACCTGGTAATGCATTTTTGCAATTCACTCATCTATCTGTTCTTACTACAAACTGTATTAGAAAGACTGAGAATTTATCATTGTTTTGATTGCTCTCTGCAGAGACCGCGCCTTGAACTCGAGTGTCTAGCCAGCTACTTAACGGAGTTGACGTTGATAGACTATcattttttgaagtttcttcctTCAGTCATTGCTGCTTCAGCGGTTTTTCTTGCCAAGTGGACATTGGACCAATCAAACCACCCATGGGTCTGTTAATGttgcttctctctttctctatttCCAGACACAGTTTAGTTCCACAAATCTTGGATCTTTAACTTCTTTTTGTTTCCCTTTTCCCTCACAGAATCCAACACTTGAGCACTACACAACGTACAAAGCGTCAGATCTCAAAGCATCTGTTTATGCCTTACAAGATCTGCAGCTTAACACCAAAGGTTGCCCTTTGAGCGCTATACGCATGAAGTATAGGCAAGAGAAGGTATATTTACACCTAAACCACATACTaaaccggtttggtttggtttgaattcGGTTTTCTCGATACTCATGAGACCTTTTTGGATTTGCAGTTCACATCTGTGGCGGTTCTTATGTCTCCAAAACTACTTGACACGCTATTCTGAAGGGCTAAACCGAACGGTTCAGCTCCTAACCGATAAAAGATCTCTGTGACATTGATGGTCCGGTTCGACTTCATTCATCTGTTACTCTTTTTGTTCATAAAACAGCTCCCACAGTCCCACTCATCTAATACCTGATTAGAATTTGGTTTAGCTTGGTTTAGTTTGATCTGAGGTTTGGTTCTTCCAAACACCAGACCTGGTTTAATCTAATCGGTAGCAAGAGGTTATTTTAGTTGTATCGAGAATGTACATTTTCTCCCATCTTGAGGCGCAATGTAAAAACAGTTTCGGGAATTTCAtactatttatgtattttccgATGAGgtagtttaattatttacatcaTTTTATTACTTCTTGCTTTTATATATGTTACTTTTTATGTCATATTGAAACCACCTTAACATATAGCCATTGACCAAAAATTAaggtatttaattatataaaagccagtataaaagataaacaatatTCTACAGATAAACCCCCCCACCGCACTGTTTTGTTGCCAATTCTTGTTTACATAACCTTATAAAGGGTTCATCTTTGTATTGGAATAATGTTGGTATTTTACTATTAATCACCTCATGATCAAGATCAGAGTTTAAATGATTAAGCGAAGTCAACGCTTCAAATATGTTGGTGAATTGACTCAAactatgatatttttttgtgagTCATTTACCTTACAATGGGTCTTCATATAAATTTGGTCTCACCAAAAAGACTAATTTTATCAAAGTTGAGTTAGATGCCACTTTGGTCCAGATTATTTTTGTTCTGAGTCTGAATGCGGCAAGAGATGAATATCGACAAATGCCATTGTTGATATGGTTCATCGGTTATACTTGTGGCTATACTGTAAATCTCCTGTCCTCTATTGGCGTATTCACACTTTTGACCAAGATCCACCGGAAACTACATCCCTCGGTGCTGTAGATGAAGAAGTTAACATACAAGCTGTTGGGGATGAATACTCAAGCACAAGgtataaaactcttttttttttttcttttgagtttaGCTAGCTAAAAACAAACAGAAATTGTAATTTAGATGTAATGCTGTTTTTATTGGTTGTAGAATCCATAAAGTGATGGATTTTTTCAAGGTGGCGcttgaatttttctttattgGATGGTTTTTTGGGGTATCATTGCCTGTTTATACATGTCTTCACACGGTAGTAGGAGTCATTAGACTTGTTATCATGATTATCAAATGTGCATGCTTTTCGAGATCAAAGGATGTAGACTTTGAAAAGGAAGATGAAGATATTGTGAGTAGTAATTATCATATCATCATATAAAATGCTCAATTCAAAATCATATCACCAATTAGTGTTTTGGTTTGACTTGGCTGCTACGTTTGTCTGCAGATTTGTTGCATCTGCTTGGGAAATTGCGGAGATGAAAAAGAGGGGAAATTACCATGCTCGCacgtatttcattttaagtgTATAAGGAAGTGGCTAAAAGTTAAACCCACATGTCCTCTCTGTCAAACACAGTTCGACGTGTTTCCAACATACTTGTCTACGAATGAAAATGTACGAGGCTGATAGTTTCCTTTTTCGTTTTCTCACCAGTTGTTAACTCTGTATCAGGAATAATTCAGAGATGTCAATACCGAGAAATGTAGCAGCCTAGTAATTATTACTggtatttttgtgttttattttaaaagattatatataactTAGCATCAAAGAATTTAAATAATTGACTTAGAGTTGGTCTTGATGGAGTGTTGGTCTTAAATTAAATTGATTAGAGAAGAAGTAGAATGTTTTGATATATGTTCTGGGTCTCAAGTGTATGACAAGAAATAAAACCAAAAGAGATCAATGGAGAGCCCTTTGTTGACCAAGAGTGAGTACATCGTTGACACTACAATAATCATCGGAAACTCTTCAACAGTCGATGATCAAACATCACACGAGGTTATTGAACTGAGTGATCCATATGAAGCTGAACGTTTTTGGAACCCAATCGAGTTTGTTGTAACTATTGTCCAGATTGCTGCAGCATTAGTACTTCTGATTCAGCCAAAAGACCAAGAACATCCACAAACAATATTGTTTATATGGATCATCGGTTATACTTGTGGCTGTATTGCCACTCTCCCTGTCCTATGTTGGCGTTTTTGGTATTATAAGCAAAGTGTTAGCTCAGAATCTGCAGAAGAATCCTCAGGAAGGACAAGGTACTACTGTGTTTCttctctattttatttttcaatttattttgatatataatggTTCTATTGGTCTGCAGAATCAATGAGGTGATGGACACATTCAAGATGGTGCTTGAATATTTCTTCGTGAGTTGGTTTGTGGTGTTTGTATGGAATTATATGGTCAACCCATCATCTCTAGATGATACTACAACGCAATTCTTCTGGTGCGCATCAAATGAAATTTACTGTTATGTCTCTCTAATAATAATaacggttacatttttgtcTTCTTATTGTCTCCATTTGCAGGTTAATTACGGCTCTCCTTACATTCAGTTTCATCAGATATGTACTTGTGAATCTAGCATGTGCAGTGGTCTGTTACTTGTTGCCTGGGACCTTATGTGTTCTCGCCGCTAGGGAAGTCCTGGAAATCATTATGAGGCTTATAGGTGCGTTCCTTGCGTGCATCTGCCGTTAGAAATGGTGGATcatattgttttcttctttcttttgttcaaTTATTATTGTAACTTTGATTTGTATTTTCAGTAACCATCTTCTTCTGTGCCTTCTTACTGTTTCTTTGTTGGTCAGCGGACTTttggttttcaaaaaaataatttagcaAGGTCAATGCTTTGTGTTCCTCTAAAAAGACTATTATTATTAGCaccaacaatattaattatgggatttttgcaaaattgacctacaacttaaagtcaaacacaaaactaacctctcttttttttgaaaattggttttgccttattcaccccacaagttcatataatttacgaaaatgccatcaattttttttttttttttttcgaaaatgacatttttactctctcaccctcatcatcttcaagtaattacaagattgccattgtcatcaataccacaaccaccatgaacaaccaatttgaagctcttaatgctcccaaaatcgatttacccttcttctttttccattcttgtgaactaaacacaacatatctctcactttctctccacaatgagccaaaaaaacccaagattttgattctaaaatttttatggttcatagagtcatagaagccaacgattatgggtgggtgactttcgtttgtgattttgtgtgcttggagaagccttatgtatgctaaggaacttatctcaccaatttaagctatgacatcgagtttttttccagatctgttcgtcagacgacttacttgggaagtcgtctggctgtagacgacttacctttcagtcgtctggctgtagacgacttacctggaagtcgtctggtcaacgcagaggttatttttgcaattgactttgaaatctgtaacctgagacgactgaaagttaagtcgtctactattgtttggtttcaaaaaaaattccaaagaacctagacgacttacatttcagtcgtcataggttagttttgcatttgactggataatttcagaagtttgacttccccagacgacttacatttcagtcgtctggcgaaaattaaaataataatatttttttaaaagtagacgacttaaagttaagtcgtcataggttagttttgcaattgaaaaaaaaaacttcaagatttaattatacacagacgacttataattcagtcgtccaccagacgacttaattgtaagtcgtccaggacttttttccgagattctggtcaaacctcgtaaatcctggacgacttacatttcagtcgtctggtggacgactgaattataagtcgtctgtgtataattaaatcttgaagttttttttttcaattgcaaaactaacctatgacgacttaactttaagtcgtctacttttaaaaaaatattattattttaattttcgccagacgactgaaatgtaagtcgtctggggaagtcaaacttctgaaattatccagtcaaatgcaaaactaacctatgacgactgaaatgtaagtcgtctaggttctttgg
This genomic interval from Brassica napus cultivar Da-Ae chromosome A6, Da-Ae, whole genome shotgun sequence contains the following:
- the LOC106349834 gene encoding uncharacterized protein LOC106349834, which produces MESPLLTKSEYIVDTTIIIGNSSTVDDQTSHEVIELSDPYEAERFWNPIEFVVTIVQIAAALVLLIQPKDQEHPQTILFIWIIGYTCGCIATLPVLCWRFWYYKQSVSSESAEESSGRTRINEVMDTFKMVLEYFFVSWFVVFVWNYMVNPSSLDDTTTQFFWLITALLTFSFIRYVLVNLACAVVCYLLPGTLCVLAAREVLEIIMRLIGAFLACICR